A genomic region of Lasioglossum baleicum chromosome 16, iyLasBale1, whole genome shotgun sequence contains the following coding sequences:
- the LOC143217264 gene encoding vacuole membrane protein 1 isoform X2, with protein MLENTTAIQRVKDSTPANGAQQNIEAKKSFTQFSRDRKNSNNECNIDPECLTLWQHPITTLNYFFRELFSNILSLGNKTLLYRRTVWSVVSIIVLFLVLSRIVGPHQQILKAWEIKVIWWLYWIGLGVLSSVGLGTGLHTFVLYLGPHIAAVTMAAYECGALNFPEPPYPDQIICPTKVDPMWTAGILNIMRKVRVEAMLWGAGTALGELPPYFMARAARTSRQNNKSDKFDQEDLKELEALEALENGENVSFLIRIKLTMKHFVQKAGFWGILACASIPNPLFDLAGLTCGHYLIPFWTFFGATLIGKAVIKMHIQQLAVIIAFNEELLDKFIKLLAVVPYVGSKFQEPLKKYLIQQKQKLHDKTSADGATTISWLFDKFVMLMVCYFLVTIIHALARNYHRKRTKLSTD; from the exons ATGTTGGAAAATACCACTGCCATTCAACGTGTGAAAGACTCAACTCCTGCTAATGGTGCTCAACAAAACATAGAGGCAAAGAAATCATTTACACAATTCTCAAGAGATCGAAAGAATTCGAATAACGAATGTAATATAGATCCTGAATGTCTGACATTATGGCAacatccaattactactctcaATTATTTTTTTCGAGAACTCTTTAGTAATATACTCAGCCTAGGAAATAAGACGCTACTTTACAGGAGAACAGTATGGAGCGTAGTTTCGATAATTGTATTGTTTCTGGTGTTAAGTAGAATTGTTGGCCCGCATCAACAG aTTTTAAAAGCATGGGAGATCAAAGTGATTTGGTGGTTATATTGGATAGGTTTAGGTGTCCTTTCTAGTGTAGGTCTTGGTACCGGCTTACATACTTTCGTACTTTATTTAGGACCACACATAGCAGCTGTTACAATGGCTGCATATGAGTGCGGTGCGCTTAATTTTCCCGAACCACCATATCCTGATCAAATAATATGTCCCACAAAAGTTGATCCAATGTGGACAGCAGGAATATTAAACATCATGAGAAAAGTACGTGTAGAAGCCATGCTTTGGGGTGCTGGTACTGCCCTTGGTGAATTACCGCCGTATTTTATGGCTAGAGCTGCGCGAACTAGTCGACAGAACAACAAAAGCGACAAATTCGATCAAGAAGACTTGAAAGAGCTAGAAGCTTTAGAAGCTTTAGAAAATGGTGAAAATGTATCGTTCCTGATACGTATCAAACTAACAATGaaacattttgtacaaaaaGCAGGCTTCTGGGGAATCCTTGCCTGTGCTTCA ATCCCCAATCCATTATTTGATCTTGCTGGACTGACGTGTGGTCACTATCTAATTCCTTTTTGGACATTTTTTGGTGCAACACTCATTGGAAAGGCTGTTATAAAAATGCACATTCAACAGCTTGCAGTAATTATAGCTTTTAATGAGGAACTTctagataaatttattaagttACTGGCAGTTGTGCCATATGTGGGTTCTAAGTTCCAAGAGCCGTTGAAGAAGTATCTTATTCAACAGAAACAAAAGTTGCACGATAAAACATCTGCG GATGGAGCAACAACAATTTCATGGTTATTTGATAAATTTGTAATGTTGATGGTATGTTATTTCCTAGTAACAATTATTCACGCGTTG
- the LOC143217264 gene encoding vacuole membrane protein 1 isoform X1 gives MNNQLGDTMLENTTAIQRVKDSTPANGAQQNIEAKKSFTQFSRDRKNSNNECNIDPECLTLWQHPITTLNYFFRELFSNILSLGNKTLLYRRTVWSVVSIIVLFLVLSRIVGPHQQILKAWEIKVIWWLYWIGLGVLSSVGLGTGLHTFVLYLGPHIAAVTMAAYECGALNFPEPPYPDQIICPTKVDPMWTAGILNIMRKVRVEAMLWGAGTALGELPPYFMARAARTSRQNNKSDKFDQEDLKELEALEALENGENVSFLIRIKLTMKHFVQKAGFWGILACASIPNPLFDLAGLTCGHYLIPFWTFFGATLIGKAVIKMHIQQLAVIIAFNEELLDKFIKLLAVVPYVGSKFQEPLKKYLIQQKQKLHDKTSADGATTISWLFDKFVMLMVCYFLVTIIHALARNYHRKRTKLSTD, from the exons ATG AATAATCAATTGGGCGATACCATGTTGGAAAATACCACTGCCATTCAACGTGTGAAAGACTCAACTCCTGCTAATGGTGCTCAACAAAACATAGAGGCAAAGAAATCATTTACACAATTCTCAAGAGATCGAAAGAATTCGAATAACGAATGTAATATAGATCCTGAATGTCTGACATTATGGCAacatccaattactactctcaATTATTTTTTTCGAGAACTCTTTAGTAATATACTCAGCCTAGGAAATAAGACGCTACTTTACAGGAGAACAGTATGGAGCGTAGTTTCGATAATTGTATTGTTTCTGGTGTTAAGTAGAATTGTTGGCCCGCATCAACAG aTTTTAAAAGCATGGGAGATCAAAGTGATTTGGTGGTTATATTGGATAGGTTTAGGTGTCCTTTCTAGTGTAGGTCTTGGTACCGGCTTACATACTTTCGTACTTTATTTAGGACCACACATAGCAGCTGTTACAATGGCTGCATATGAGTGCGGTGCGCTTAATTTTCCCGAACCACCATATCCTGATCAAATAATATGTCCCACAAAAGTTGATCCAATGTGGACAGCAGGAATATTAAACATCATGAGAAAAGTACGTGTAGAAGCCATGCTTTGGGGTGCTGGTACTGCCCTTGGTGAATTACCGCCGTATTTTATGGCTAGAGCTGCGCGAACTAGTCGACAGAACAACAAAAGCGACAAATTCGATCAAGAAGACTTGAAAGAGCTAGAAGCTTTAGAAGCTTTAGAAAATGGTGAAAATGTATCGTTCCTGATACGTATCAAACTAACAATGaaacattttgtacaaaaaGCAGGCTTCTGGGGAATCCTTGCCTGTGCTTCA ATCCCCAATCCATTATTTGATCTTGCTGGACTGACGTGTGGTCACTATCTAATTCCTTTTTGGACATTTTTTGGTGCAACACTCATTGGAAAGGCTGTTATAAAAATGCACATTCAACAGCTTGCAGTAATTATAGCTTTTAATGAGGAACTTctagataaatttattaagttACTGGCAGTTGTGCCATATGTGGGTTCTAAGTTCCAAGAGCCGTTGAAGAAGTATCTTATTCAACAGAAACAAAAGTTGCACGATAAAACATCTGCG GATGGAGCAACAACAATTTCATGGTTATTTGATAAATTTGTAATGTTGATGGTATGTTATTTCCTAGTAACAATTATTCACGCGTTG